GCACGAAGATCCGCCTGATGCGGACGCAAATGCTGGAGGTGCTCAGACAGGACTATATCCGCACGGCGAGGGCGAAGGGCCTGACCGAGATGGCGGTGCTACTGCGCCACGCGGCGAAAAACGCCCTCATCCCCGTGGTCACGATCATCGGGCTGCAGATGACGGTGCTGGTGGCCGGCAGCGTCATCCTGGAGCGCATCTTCATCATCCCCGGCATCGGCCAATACTTCCTGGACGCCGCGGCGAGGCGGGACTTCCCGATAGTGCAGTCGCTGACGCTGATCATCGCGACGGTGATCGTGGTGTCGAACTTGCTGGTGGACCTGTCCTATGCCTACCTCGACCCGCGAGTGAAGTACTCATGACTGGACTGAGGGGGCGCTATGGCTAGCGAGGCGGTCCTACGACGGGAGGCACTCGAGCAGGTCGGCGAGCTGCGGGCGCGGGGAAGCTGGTTCCGCGGCCTGTGGAACTTCGTCAGGCGGAAGCCGCTGGGCGCTTTCGGGATGTTCGTCATTGCCATCATGGTCTCGGCGGCGATCCTGACCTACCTGGGCCTGGCGGACGACATCACGGGTTATCGGTACGACCACCAGGTGCTGAGCGAAAACAAGCAGGGCCCGTCCGCGAAGCACATCTTCGGCACGGACCAGAACGGCCGGGACCTTTTCTCTCGCATCTTTTACGGCTCCCGTGTGTCGATCACAATCGGCTTCGGGGCGGTGGCGATCTCGCAGACCCTGGCAGCCGCGATGGGAATCGTGAGCGGCTACTACGGCGGTAAGTTCGACTTTCTCTTCCAGCGCATAGTCGACATCTGGCAGGCGTTGCCGGGGTTGCTGGCCTTGATCTTCCTCGCTTCGGTGTTCGGGACCGGTGACCAGACGCAGCGGACGATCGTGCTAATCATCGCGATCGGCGTGCTCGGCGCGCCGGCAGCGTCCCGCTTGGTGCGGGGCACCGTGATCTCGGTGCGGCAGAACCAGTACGTTGAGGCGGCGGTGATGCTGGGGGCCTCCGACTTCCGCATCCTCACCCGCCATATCCTGCCCAACATTGTGCACATCATCCTGATCAGCGCGACCGTCGGCATTGGTGGCGCGATCCTGGTGGAGTCGGCGCTGGCGTTCCTGGGCTTCGGCCTGCCGCCGCCATACCCGACCTGGGGGCAGATGCTCGACAAGTCGCGCGAATACGTGACCTACCCGTGGCTGGCGATCTGGCCCGGCTTGGCGCTGACACTGACGGTGTTCGCTTTCAACATCGTCGGCGATGCGCTGCGGGACGTCTGGGACCCGAGGCTGCGAGGCAGCCGCTAAGGGCTGACCCCATGGCCGCGTCGCGGCCCTAAGGACAGAGCATGCCATCGAAGGGGCATCCCCGGGGATGCCCCTTCTCCGTTGGGGTGCCTGGTCTGTACCGGGGCGCAAGGGCGCGTGTAAGCTCCAGGCCATGAGTGAGAGCCAGCAACCACATATCTTCGAAGAGCAGGTCATGATCCCGATGCGTGACGGCACGCGGCTTGCCGCCTCGATCATGAGGCCGGCGGTAGACCATCCCGTGCCGGTGGTGCTGATCCGTACGCCGTACGACAAGACAGCGCAGCGGCTCCAGGAGAAGCAGTGGGCAGACGCGGGATACGCCTTCGTGCGTCAGGACGTGCGTGGGCGCTTCGACTCGGAGGGGGAGTTCTATCCCTTCCGTGACGACCCCTCTGACGGTTACGACACAGTCGAGTGGATAGCCAAGCAGCCGTGGTGCGACGGCAAAGTGGGGCAGACGGGGGCATCGCACGTGGGGACGGTGCAGTACCTGGTGGCGCCTTCGGCGCCGCCGCACCTGGCGGCCCTGAACCCCGAGTTTGCGCCGGCGAGCGTGTATCACTACTGGTGGTGGCAGGGCGGGGCGTTCCGCCTCTCGTTCAACGTAGCCTGGGCAGTGCTGCTGGCATTCGACAACCTGCGCCACTACCCGGGGCGGCGCGCGGCGCTCGAGCGCGCCCGGGAGCAGGTATGGGTGACGCCGGAGCAGATGAAGGCGCTCGACATAAAGCCGTTCTACCGCGAGTGGCAGGCCGGCCGCTTCGACGTTATCGAAGGGGTGTTCGGCAACGACTGGTTCGGCGAGTTCATGCGCCACGACGAGTACGGAGCCTTCTGGCGGCCTTATGACTTCCACACCCAGCACGAGGCGATGGACCTGCCGATGCTGCACGTGGCCGGCTGGTACGACACGTTCCTGCAGGGGACCCTTGACAGCTTCGCCGGGCTGCGG
Above is a window of Dehalococcoidia bacterium DNA encoding:
- a CDS encoding ABC transporter permease, producing MASEAVLRREALEQVGELRARGSWFRGLWNFVRRKPLGAFGMFVIAIMVSAAILTYLGLADDITGYRYDHQVLSENKQGPSAKHIFGTDQNGRDLFSRIFYGSRVSITIGFGAVAISQTLAAAMGIVSGYYGGKFDFLFQRIVDIWQALPGLLALIFLASVFGTGDQTQRTIVLIIAIGVLGAPAASRLVRGTVISVRQNQYVEAAVMLGASDFRILTRHILPNIVHIILISATVGIGGAILVESALAFLGFGLPPPYPTWGQMLDKSREYVTYPWLAIWPGLALTLTVFAFNIVGDALRDVWDPRLRGSR
- a CDS encoding CocE/NonD family hydrolase encodes the protein MSESQQPHIFEEQVMIPMRDGTRLAASIMRPAVDHPVPVVLIRTPYDKTAQRLQEKQWADAGYAFVRQDVRGRFDSEGEFYPFRDDPSDGYDTVEWIAKQPWCDGKVGQTGASHVGTVQYLVAPSAPPHLAALNPEFAPASVYHYWWWQGGAFRLSFNVAWAVLLAFDNLRHYPGRRAALERAREQVWVTPEQMKALDIKPFYREWQAGRFDVIEGVFGNDWFGEFMRHDEYGAFWRPYDFHTQHEAMDLPMLHVAGWYDTFLQGTLDSFAGLRAKAKSEAARRGQKLIVGPWQHVTWGRSTVGDLDFAPEVSKLNPFETRRRWFDHWLKGTANGVMDEAPVLLFVMGQNVWRAEEEWPLSRTRPERLYLHAGGVLDAREPGAEPPATYLYDPTDPVITIGGCEWVNYPCGPYD